One window from the genome of Pseudonocardia hierapolitana encodes:
- a CDS encoding PEP/pyruvate-binding domain-containing protein has translation MANEDFVVELKALDAQALPRVGGKAANLGELIAAGFPVPPGFAVTTAAYTRVAAALDLSDPERAREALATAEPPAAITEAVQAAYSALGTDVPVAVRSSATAEDLPWASFAGQQDTFLNVVGADAVLDAVRRCWASLWTDRAVSYRETQGIDHQAVHIAVVVQRMVDAQVAGVLFTADPVIGTRGRAVIDASPGLGEAVVSGAVNPDHIVVDADGVHVTAGDKALQVRPLPGGGVEHVQVTGGAGSCLTDAQATALAATGRRVEAHFGTPQDIEWAVDGDGELWLTQSRPITTLHPLPAPSGDGLRVLLCATLAQGLTRPVTPMGLSGIRVLASTASALAFGAPVPDPVAGPSALRTAGGRAFIDITPALRSAPGRAILPRALDMMESRSAVVLRALLDDPRLSPTTTSWAPFVRRLVRTLVHFRVPVLMALALVRPDAARRRVERIGDRVRALTSAPAELTAEQRLERTVHVLRQAFPVLPLTVPAAGAGFVMLGAAQKIAGPDLDAAAVHDVLRSLPHNSTTEMDLRLWTLARKLRGDPVSAAVLRDVPPDELARRYRDGVLPPALESGLAAFLLRYGHRAVAEIDIGMPRWSEDPTHVLGVLANYLRLDDRSLAPDVVFARGAEAADAAAAAVVARVRARSRLRAVAVRFALGRMRGLAGLREEHKDYLIRIFAHARALLTAVGAELATRGLLDRPEDVFFVDLTEARAALAGADLRDTVAARRAEYDRELRRRRIPRVLLSDGTEPEAVARPGTAEEGALTGTAASAGTVTAPARVVLDPVGAHLEPGEILVAPSTDPGWTPLFLTAGGLVMEMGGPNSHGAVVAREYGIPAVVGVADATTRIETGDEVTVDGAAGVVRVAP, from the coding sequence ATGGCCAACGAGGACTTCGTCGTCGAGCTCAAAGCCCTCGACGCGCAGGCGCTTCCGCGGGTGGGCGGCAAGGCCGCGAACCTCGGGGAGCTGATCGCCGCCGGGTTCCCGGTGCCGCCCGGATTCGCCGTCACCACCGCCGCGTACACGCGCGTCGCGGCGGCCCTCGACCTCTCCGATCCGGAGCGTGCGCGGGAGGCGCTCGCGACGGCGGAGCCGCCCGCGGCGATCACCGAGGCCGTGCAGGCCGCGTACAGCGCACTCGGCACCGACGTCCCGGTCGCCGTGCGCTCCTCCGCCACCGCGGAGGACCTGCCCTGGGCGAGCTTCGCCGGGCAGCAGGACACCTTCCTCAACGTGGTCGGAGCCGACGCCGTGCTGGACGCCGTGCGCCGGTGCTGGGCGTCGCTGTGGACCGACCGCGCGGTGAGCTACCGCGAGACGCAGGGCATCGACCACCAGGCCGTGCACATCGCGGTGGTCGTGCAGCGGATGGTCGATGCGCAGGTGGCAGGCGTGCTCTTCACCGCCGACCCGGTGATCGGCACGCGCGGCCGCGCCGTGATCGACGCGAGCCCCGGACTCGGCGAGGCCGTGGTGTCCGGCGCGGTGAACCCCGACCACATCGTCGTCGACGCCGACGGCGTGCACGTCACGGCAGGCGACAAGGCGCTGCAGGTGCGCCCGCTCCCCGGCGGCGGCGTCGAGCACGTGCAGGTCACCGGCGGGGCCGGGTCGTGCCTCACCGACGCGCAGGCCACCGCGCTCGCCGCCACCGGGCGACGCGTCGAGGCGCACTTCGGCACGCCGCAGGACATCGAGTGGGCCGTCGACGGCGACGGCGAGCTGTGGCTCACGCAGTCGCGGCCGATCACGACCCTCCACCCGCTGCCGGCCCCGTCCGGCGACGGGCTGCGCGTCCTGTTGTGCGCGACCCTCGCGCAGGGTCTCACCCGGCCCGTCACCCCGATGGGCCTGTCCGGGATCAGGGTGCTCGCCTCCACCGCGTCCGCGCTCGCGTTCGGCGCGCCGGTCCCCGACCCCGTCGCCGGACCGTCCGCCCTGCGGACCGCGGGCGGGCGCGCGTTCATCGACATCACGCCCGCGCTGCGCAGCGCCCCCGGCCGGGCGATCCTGCCGCGGGCCCTCGACATGATGGAGTCGCGGTCGGCCGTCGTGCTGCGTGCGCTGCTCGACGACCCGCGGTTGTCGCCGACGACCACGTCATGGGCGCCGTTCGTCCGCAGGCTCGTGCGCACGCTGGTCCACTTCCGGGTGCCGGTGCTGATGGCGCTGGCGCTGGTGCGGCCCGATGCCGCGCGGCGGCGCGTCGAGCGGATCGGCGACCGGGTGCGCGCGCTCACGTCCGCACCCGCGGAACTCACCGCCGAGCAGCGGCTCGAGCGGACGGTGCACGTGCTCCGTCAGGCCTTCCCCGTGCTGCCGTTGACGGTGCCGGCGGCCGGCGCAGGTTTCGTCATGCTCGGGGCGGCCCAGAAGATCGCGGGCCCCGACCTGGACGCCGCCGCGGTGCACGACGTGCTGCGGTCGCTGCCGCACAACAGCACCACCGAGATGGACCTGCGGCTGTGGACGCTCGCCCGCAAGCTGCGCGGCGACCCGGTGTCCGCGGCCGTGCTGCGCGACGTGCCGCCCGATGAGCTGGCCCGGCGCTACCGCGACGGTGTGCTGCCGCCCGCGCTGGAGAGCGGCCTTGCCGCGTTCCTCCTCCGCTACGGCCACCGCGCGGTCGCCGAGATCGACATCGGTATGCCGCGCTGGTCGGAGGACCCCACCCACGTCCTCGGCGTGCTGGCCAACTACCTGCGCCTCGACGACCGCTCGCTCGCCCCCGACGTCGTGTTCGCCCGCGGAGCGGAGGCGGCCGACGCCGCCGCGGCCGCCGTGGTCGCCAGGGTGCGGGCCCGCTCCCGCCTGCGCGCCGTCGCGGTGCGTTTCGCCCTGGGGAGGATGCGCGGGCTCGCCGGCCTGCGGGAGGAGCACAAGGACTACCTCATCCGGATCTTCGCGCACGCCAGGGCGCTGCTGACGGCGGTCGGTGCCGAGCTCGCCACTCGCGGCCTGCTCGACCGCCCCGAGGACGTGTTCTTCGTCGACCTCACCGAGGCCCGCGCCGCGCTGGCCGGCGCCGACCTGCGGGACACCGTCGCGGCCCGCCGCGCCGAGTACGACCGCGAGCTGCGCCGCAGGCGCATACCGCGGGTGCTGCTGTCGGACGGAACCGAGCCGGAGGCCGTCGCCCGCCCGGGGACGGCCGAGGAGGGCGCACTCACCGGCACGGCCGCCTCCGCCGGCACCGTCACCGCACCGGCTCGCGTGGTGCTCGACCCGGTGGGCGCCCACCTGGAGCCGGGCGAGATCCTCGTCGCGCCGTCCACGGACCCCGGCTGGACCCCGCTCTTCCTCACGGCAGGCGGGCTCGTGATGGAGATGGGCGGCCCCAACTCCCACGGCGCCGTGGTGGCGCGGGAGTACGGCATCCCGGCGGTGGTCGGCGTGGCGGACGCGACGACCCGCATCGAGACGGGCGACGAGGTGACGGTCGACGGCGCGGCGGGGGTCGTGCGCGTGGCTCCCTGA
- a CDS encoding LysR family transcriptional regulator, with the protein MTVQSSYMFDLRRLHVLRVVHQLGTVTAAAGSLHLTPSAVSQQLRQLAHELDVPLLEPDGRRVRLTPAALRLLRHADEIAARWEAARGDLQAGAGRVPGVLRVAGFTSSLRTLVVPAVEHLRVHQPDLAVRIMEVETVSAFGRLLTGDIDIAVTLPNQGGPPLDDPRFEQETLLDEPLDLLVPRHHRLAGTGPVALEEVAHEPWILPAPGTCDHQEISAAACAAAGFTPKVAHEAMDWSAVAAMVAGGLGVCLKPRLVRVPAELPVVALPLAAPAAPRRRLLTCTRRGSRAQPHIAAGLEALASAAATATAPRIRPAG; encoded by the coding sequence GTGACCGTACAATCCAGCTACATGTTCGACCTGCGCCGCCTGCACGTCCTGCGCGTCGTGCACCAGCTGGGCACGGTGACGGCGGCGGCGGGATCGCTGCACCTCACGCCGTCGGCCGTCTCGCAGCAGCTGCGCCAGCTCGCCCACGAGCTCGACGTGCCCCTGCTCGAACCCGACGGGCGCCGCGTCCGGCTCACCCCGGCCGCCCTCCGGCTGCTCCGCCACGCCGACGAGATCGCCGCCCGGTGGGAGGCCGCCCGCGGCGACCTGCAGGCCGGCGCCGGGCGCGTTCCCGGCGTCCTGCGCGTTGCGGGGTTCACCAGCAGCCTGCGGACGCTGGTCGTCCCCGCCGTGGAGCACCTGCGCGTGCACCAGCCGGACCTCGCCGTCCGGATCATGGAGGTGGAGACGGTCTCGGCGTTCGGCCGCCTGCTGACCGGCGACATCGACATCGCGGTGACGCTGCCCAACCAGGGCGGCCCACCGCTCGACGACCCGCGCTTCGAGCAGGAGACCCTGCTCGACGAGCCCCTGGACCTCCTCGTGCCGCGCCACCACCGGCTCGCGGGCACCGGACCGGTCGCCCTCGAGGAGGTCGCCCACGAGCCGTGGATCCTGCCGGCGCCCGGCACCTGCGACCACCAGGAGATCAGCGCGGCCGCCTGCGCCGCGGCCGGCTTCACCCCGAAGGTGGCGCACGAGGCCATGGACTGGTCCGCCGTCGCCGCGATGGTCGCCGGCGGGCTGGGGGTCTGCCTCAAGCCGCGGCTCGTGCGGGTGCCGGCCGAGCTGCCGGTGGTGGCGCTACCCCTCGCCGCCCCGGCCGCCCCGCGTCGGCGCCTGCTGACCTGCACCCGCCGCGGCAGCCGAGCGCAACCGCACATCGCGGCCGGCCTGGAGGCGCTGGCGTCCGCGGCGGCGACGGCCACCGCCCCGCGGATCCGCCCGGCCGGCTGA
- a CDS encoding aldo/keto reductase, giving the protein MIDWQRPLGGTGLSVSAVCAGTGVLGSMPGAFGYEVPEERGIDTVTRVLAGPITFLDTSNGYSAGESEHRVGAALARAGGVPDGFVLATKVDPDGDDFSGPRVRRSLEESLSRLGMSSVPLLYLHDPERISFDDATAPGGPVEELLRLRDEGLAEHVGVAGGPAALMERYVRTGAFEVLITHNRWTLLDRSAGRLLDAAVEQGVAVVNAACFGGGILAKGSAASDRYAYRTAHPEVLEAVRGMEAACARHGVPLAAAALQFSLHDPRIASTVVGFSRPERVDECVAHAGTPIPDDLWPELEALVPSSERWLH; this is encoded by the coding sequence ATGATCGATTGGCAGCGGCCGCTCGGCGGCACCGGGCTCTCCGTCTCCGCCGTGTGCGCGGGCACCGGCGTGCTGGGGAGCATGCCGGGGGCGTTCGGCTACGAGGTGCCGGAGGAGCGCGGGATCGACACGGTCACGCGCGTGCTCGCCGGCCCGATCACCTTCCTCGACACGTCCAACGGGTACAGCGCCGGGGAGAGCGAGCACCGGGTCGGGGCTGCCCTCGCCCGGGCAGGCGGGGTGCCGGACGGATTCGTCCTGGCCACCAAGGTCGACCCGGACGGCGACGACTTCTCCGGTCCCCGGGTCCGCCGCTCGCTCGAGGAGAGCCTGTCCCGGCTCGGCATGTCGAGCGTGCCGCTGCTCTACCTGCACGACCCCGAGCGGATCTCGTTCGACGACGCCACCGCGCCCGGCGGGCCGGTGGAGGAGCTGCTGCGCCTCCGCGACGAGGGGCTCGCCGAGCACGTCGGCGTCGCAGGCGGCCCCGCCGCACTGATGGAACGCTACGTCCGCACCGGCGCGTTCGAGGTGCTGATCACGCACAACCGCTGGACGCTGCTCGACCGCTCCGCCGGCAGGCTCCTCGACGCCGCCGTGGAGCAGGGCGTGGCCGTGGTGAACGCGGCCTGCTTCGGCGGCGGGATCCTCGCGAAGGGCAGCGCCGCGTCGGACCGCTACGCCTACCGCACCGCCCACCCCGAGGTGCTCGAGGCGGTACGCGGCATGGAGGCCGCCTGCGCCCGGCACGGCGTCCCGCTCGCGGCGGCGGCGCTGCAGTTCTCGCTGCACGATCCGCGCATCGCGTCGACCGTGGTCGGCTTCTCCCGCCCGGAGCGGGTGGACGAGTGCGTCGCCCACGCCGGCACCCCGATCCCCGACGACCTGTGGCCGGAGCTGGAGGCGCTGGTCCCGAGCAGCGAACGCTGGCTGCACTGA
- a CDS encoding Ku protein gives MARAIWTGAISFGLVSIPVGLFSATEDHTIHFHQFERDTSDRIRYQRVNERTGKEVEYSDIVKGREVGDGEYVLVEPDELADIAPGRSRTIDIQTFVDLDEIDPIFFQKTYWLAPTDERYARPYALLREAMTRTNRAGIATFVMRGKEYLTALRADGDVLALETLFFADEIRDRSALDLPGGAKPKGKELDMATGLIEAMSGAWKPDEYRDTYTERVEKLIEDKRKGREIVTEAEPPEPTAMSDLIAALERSVADARGGGKPQKGKKGKAATDGAPDLSELSKSELAAMARELDIKGRSSMSRPKLEKAIAAASGASPQKRRKAS, from the coding sequence ATGGCACGGGCTATCTGGACGGGTGCGATCTCCTTCGGGTTGGTGTCCATCCCGGTCGGGCTGTTCAGCGCCACCGAGGACCACACGATCCACTTCCACCAGTTCGAGCGCGACACGTCCGACCGCATCCGCTACCAGCGGGTCAACGAGCGGACGGGCAAGGAGGTGGAGTACTCCGACATCGTCAAGGGCCGGGAGGTCGGCGACGGCGAGTACGTGCTCGTGGAGCCCGACGAGCTGGCCGACATCGCACCCGGCCGGTCGCGCACGATCGACATCCAGACGTTCGTGGACCTCGACGAGATCGACCCCATCTTCTTCCAGAAGACGTACTGGCTCGCCCCGACCGACGAGCGGTACGCGCGCCCGTACGCCCTGCTCCGCGAGGCGATGACCCGCACGAACCGGGCGGGCATCGCGACGTTCGTGATGCGCGGCAAGGAGTACCTCACCGCGCTGCGGGCCGACGGTGACGTCCTCGCGCTGGAGACGCTGTTCTTCGCCGACGAGATCCGGGACCGCTCCGCCCTCGATCTCCCCGGCGGCGCCAAGCCCAAGGGTAAGGAGCTCGACATGGCGACCGGGCTCATCGAGGCGATGAGCGGGGCGTGGAAGCCGGATGAGTACCGCGACACCTACACCGAGCGCGTCGAGAAGCTGATCGAGGACAAGCGGAAGGGCCGCGAGATCGTCACCGAGGCGGAGCCTCCTGAGCCGACGGCGATGTCCGACCTGATCGCTGCGCTCGAGCGCAGCGTCGCCGACGCCCGCGGCGGCGGGAAGCCGCAGAAGGGGAAGAAGGGCAAGGCCGCCACCGACGGCGCACCCGACCTGTCCGAGCTGAGCAAGAGCGAACTCGCGGCGATGGCCCGCGAGCTCGACATCAAGGGGCGCTCCTCGATGAGCAGGCCGAAGCTGGAGAAGGCCATCGCCGCCGCGTCGGGAGCGTCGCCGCAGAAGCGCCGGAAGGCGTCGTGA
- the hutH gene encoding histidine ammonia-lyase has translation MPAHAPLVIGTDPLTPREVVAVARDGAPVTLSGEALAAIVASRKVVESLADDAEPHYGVSTGFGALAVRHIPVERRVQLQRSLVRSHAAGNGPEVEREVIRALMVLRLATLATGRTGVRTQTAVAYAEMLSAGITPVVREYGSLGCSGDLAPLAHCALALMGEGEVRDADGVLRPASEALAAAGIAPVELAEKEGLALINGTSGMLGMLLLASVDLHRLFATADLAAAMSVEALLGTDAVFAADLQALRPHPGQADSAANLRALLAGSAIMADHNTHATTRVQDAYSLRCAPQVHGAARDTLTHADTVAGWELAAAVDNPVVTADGRVESNGNFHGAPLGYVLDFLAIALADVASISERRTDRFLDVARNHGLPPFLADDPGVDSGHMIAQYTQAGIVSELKRLAAPASVDSIPSSAMQEDHVAMGWAAARKLRRAVDGLTRVVAIELLTAARALDLRAPLAPAPATGAARDRLRATVAGPGPDRWLAPEIEEAVRLVASGELLAAAESVTGPLR, from the coding sequence ATGCCCGCACATGCTCCCCTCGTCATCGGCACCGACCCGCTCACCCCACGGGAGGTCGTCGCCGTCGCGAGGGACGGCGCGCCCGTCACGCTGTCGGGCGAGGCGCTCGCGGCGATCGTGGCGAGCCGCAAGGTCGTCGAGTCGCTCGCCGACGACGCGGAGCCGCACTACGGGGTCTCCACCGGATTCGGCGCGCTCGCCGTCCGTCACATCCCGGTCGAGCGGCGGGTCCAGCTGCAGCGCAGCCTCGTGCGCTCGCACGCGGCCGGCAACGGGCCAGAGGTCGAGCGGGAGGTGATCCGGGCCCTGATGGTGCTGCGTCTCGCGACGCTCGCCACCGGCCGCACCGGCGTGCGTACGCAGACCGCCGTGGCGTACGCCGAGATGCTGTCGGCAGGCATCACGCCCGTCGTGCGCGAGTACGGCTCGCTCGGGTGCTCGGGCGACCTCGCCCCGCTGGCCCACTGCGCACTCGCGCTGATGGGGGAGGGTGAGGTCCGCGACGCCGACGGGGTGCTGCGCCCGGCGTCCGAGGCGCTCGCCGCCGCCGGGATCGCGCCGGTCGAGCTCGCCGAGAAGGAAGGGCTCGCGCTGATCAACGGCACGAGCGGGATGCTCGGCATGCTGCTCCTGGCATCGGTGGACCTGCATCGGCTGTTCGCCACCGCCGACCTCGCCGCCGCGATGAGCGTCGAGGCGCTGCTGGGCACCGATGCCGTGTTCGCCGCCGACCTGCAGGCGCTGCGCCCGCACCCGGGTCAGGCCGACAGCGCGGCCAACCTGCGCGCACTGCTGGCGGGGTCGGCGATCATGGCCGACCACAACACCCACGCCACCACCCGCGTGCAGGACGCGTACTCGCTGCGCTGCGCCCCGCAGGTGCACGGCGCCGCCCGGGACACGCTCACCCACGCCGACACCGTCGCCGGGTGGGAGCTCGCCGCCGCCGTCGACAACCCGGTCGTCACCGCCGACGGGCGGGTGGAGAGCAACGGCAACTTCCACGGTGCCCCGCTCGGCTACGTGCTGGACTTCCTCGCGATCGCCCTCGCGGATGTCGCCTCGATCAGCGAGCGACGCACCGACCGGTTCCTCGACGTGGCCCGCAACCACGGGCTGCCGCCGTTCCTCGCCGACGACCCGGGCGTCGACTCCGGCCACATGATCGCCCAGTACACCCAGGCGGGGATCGTGTCGGAGCTGAAGCGGCTCGCCGCGCCCGCGTCGGTCGACTCGATCCCGTCCAGCGCGATGCAGGAGGACCACGTCGCCATGGGGTGGGCGGCGGCCCGCAAGCTGCGCCGCGCCGTCGACGGGCTCACGAGGGTGGTCGCGATCGAGCTGCTCACCGCCGCCCGCGCCCTCGACCTGCGCGCCCCGCTCGCTCCGGCCCCTGCCACCGGTGCCGCCCGCGACCGCCTGCGCGCGACCGTCGCCGGCCCGGGTCCCGACCGCTGGCTGGCCCCGGAGATCGAGGAGGCGGTCCGGCTCGTGGCCTCGGGCGAGCTGCTGGCCGCCGCGGAGTCGGTGACGGGCCCGCTGCGCTGA
- a CDS encoding MFS transporter: MTRTDPRAGRREWIGLAVLTLPALLASMDLSVLFMAAPWLAADLAPTGPQLLWIMDVYGFLMAGMLLTMGALGDRIGRRRLLLAGAAAFGTASVLAAYAPTAELLVLARGLLGVAGATLAPSTLALLRGMFADPGQRRTAIGVWTAAFTGGIAVGPIVGGLLLEHFWWGSVFLINVPVMALLLVLGPVLLPESRDRISKRFDLLSALLSIGAVLAVVHGVKELVHAGPGGWLALLAGFALGAVFVRRQLRLPDPLIDVRLFRDGGFSAAFGGYVMMIVASAGLGYLAVQYLQVVLEIRPFTAALWQLPTVATTGIGIALSTTLVRRVRAAVIAGSALLVAAIGFLLVAQVEVDTAPAAVMAAYSVVTLGTGMLVPLAIDLIVGAAPADRAGAAAGLSEAGSELGGALGIAVLGSIAAAVYRSRFVPGELPPVATETVGSAIAAADALPDALAETLIADAQRAFTAGFTTAATIMAALLALTAALVTTRLRRSCVSGS; the protein is encoded by the coding sequence GTGACTCGTACCGATCCCCGAGCCGGACGTCGGGAGTGGATCGGCCTCGCCGTGCTCACGCTCCCGGCACTGCTGGCCTCCATGGATCTCTCCGTGCTGTTCATGGCGGCCCCGTGGCTCGCCGCCGACCTCGCCCCGACCGGGCCGCAGCTGCTGTGGATCATGGACGTCTACGGCTTCCTGATGGCCGGGATGCTGCTGACGATGGGCGCGCTCGGTGACCGCATCGGGCGGCGCAGGCTGCTGCTCGCCGGGGCGGCGGCGTTCGGCACCGCCTCCGTCCTCGCCGCCTACGCCCCCACCGCCGAGCTGCTCGTGCTGGCGCGGGGCCTGCTCGGGGTCGCCGGGGCCACGCTCGCCCCGTCCACGCTCGCCCTGTTGCGCGGCATGTTCGCCGACCCGGGCCAGCGCCGGACCGCGATCGGGGTCTGGACCGCGGCCTTCACCGGCGGCATCGCGGTCGGCCCGATCGTCGGAGGGCTGCTGCTCGAGCACTTCTGGTGGGGCTCGGTCTTCCTGATCAACGTGCCGGTCATGGCGCTGCTGCTGGTGCTCGGACCGGTGCTCCTCCCCGAGTCCCGCGACCGGATCAGCAAGCGGTTCGACCTGCTCAGCGCGCTGCTGTCGATCGGAGCGGTGCTGGCGGTCGTGCACGGGGTGAAGGAGCTCGTGCACGCGGGACCCGGCGGGTGGCTCGCCCTCCTCGCCGGGTTCGCGCTCGGCGCGGTGTTCGTCCGGCGGCAGCTGCGGTTGCCCGACCCGCTGATCGACGTCCGGCTGTTCCGCGACGGCGGGTTCAGCGCGGCGTTCGGCGGCTACGTCATGATGATCGTCGCCAGCGCGGGCCTCGGTTATCTCGCCGTGCAGTACCTGCAGGTGGTGCTCGAGATCCGGCCGTTCACCGCGGCACTGTGGCAGCTGCCCACCGTCGCCACCACAGGGATCGGCATCGCGCTGTCGACGACGCTGGTCCGACGCGTGCGGGCCGCGGTGATCGCCGGCTCCGCGCTCCTCGTCGCCGCGATCGGCTTCCTCCTGGTGGCGCAGGTCGAGGTCGACACCGCACCGGCCGCGGTGATGGCCGCCTACTCGGTGGTGACGCTCGGCACCGGGATGCTCGTGCCACTGGCCATCGACCTGATCGTCGGCGCAGCGCCTGCTGACCGGGCGGGCGCGGCCGCCGGGCTCAGCGAGGCGGGCAGCGAGCTCGGCGGCGCGCTCGGCATCGCCGTGCTCGGCAGCATCGCTGCGGCCGTCTACCGCAGCCGGTTCGTGCCCGGGGAGCTACCGCCGGTCGCGACCGAGACCGTCGGCAGCGCGATCGCCGCCGCCGACGCGCTCCCGGATGCGCTCGCCGAGACCCTGATCGCCGATGCGCAACGCGCGTTCACCGCCGGCTTCACGACGGCGGCAACGATCATGGCCGCCCTGCTCGCGCTCACGGCCGCGCTGGTGACCACCCGGCTCCGCCGGTCGTGCGTCAGCGGGTCGTGA
- a CDS encoding MMPL family transporter, with translation MLGRLVTAAPRRVLVVSGLALALLAVLAAGAVEALSLNRYEAPGSESLAARAALAERFGTGSPNVAVLATAQQGDVDDPRVAVAGLALTQRVAAQPGVGDVWSYWSPGAPATLAAEDRRHALVLAWVPGDADHVRAAVLPALSAAIAPLDGGVVDLQLGGADEVFRVVAQQARADFVRAELVVLPLVGLLLWLVYRRLAPALLTLATGVFAVVASLGILRVVTLFTEVSTFAANIALVLGIGLGVDYGLFVIHRFREELAAGRAVDAAVRAAVAHAGRTVAFSGATVAAALAVLLVFPFPFLSSFAYAGIAVVLTAVFAAVVVLPAALRLTGHRVRRRAAPPETGGFWFRTAERVMRRPLAAGGAGLAVLLLLGAPALGVDFGSPDDRLLPASQPVRGMYDTIRADFATEEADAVQVVAPDLAPSGVAGYAAALSRIDGVLRVDSAAGAFTGGVRVGEVMRSRFVGSGGGTWLSVLPTGERLASDPTGLVADVRALPAPSPVLVGGYPAEVADYRTGVVERLPLVAALIVLVTFVVLFLMTGSVVAPVKASVLNLLSLSVMFGVLVWGFQEGGLAWLLGFTPTGVIEPSIPILMFCVGYGLSMDYEVFLLARIKADFDRTGDVVGSVPRGIARSAPLVTAAAVILAASFAVYATSEVTFLQQLGIGMALAVLVDATVIRGVLVPAAMALAGSSNWWAPAPLRRLHERIGLREEAGRLQAAGIRGA, from the coding sequence ATGCTCGGTCGTCTCGTCACCGCGGCACCGCGGCGGGTGCTCGTCGTGTCGGGGCTCGCCCTCGCCCTGCTCGCGGTGCTCGCCGCGGGGGCCGTCGAGGCGTTGTCGCTGAACCGCTACGAGGCGCCCGGCTCGGAGTCGCTGGCCGCCCGCGCCGCGCTGGCCGAACGCTTCGGCACCGGCAGCCCGAACGTCGCCGTGCTGGCGACGGCGCAGCAGGGCGACGTGGACGATCCCCGGGTGGCCGTCGCAGGCCTCGCGCTCACCCAGCGGGTTGCGGCCCAGCCCGGCGTCGGGGACGTGTGGTCGTACTGGAGCCCGGGCGCTCCGGCGACCCTCGCTGCCGAGGACCGCAGGCACGCGCTGGTGCTCGCCTGGGTGCCCGGCGACGCCGACCACGTGCGTGCCGCCGTGCTCCCGGCCCTGTCCGCGGCGATCGCCCCGCTCGACGGGGGCGTGGTGGACCTGCAGCTCGGCGGTGCCGACGAGGTCTTCCGCGTGGTGGCCCAGCAGGCCCGCGCCGACTTCGTCCGCGCCGAGCTCGTGGTGCTGCCGCTGGTCGGGCTGCTGCTGTGGCTGGTCTACCGGCGGCTCGCACCCGCGCTCCTCACGCTGGCCACCGGGGTGTTCGCGGTGGTCGCCTCGCTCGGGATCCTGCGCGTGGTCACGCTGTTCACCGAGGTGTCGACGTTCGCGGCGAACATCGCGCTCGTGCTGGGCATCGGCCTCGGCGTCGACTACGGGCTCTTCGTGATCCACCGCTTCCGCGAGGAGCTGGCCGCGGGCCGCGCGGTCGACGCCGCGGTGCGCGCCGCCGTCGCGCACGCCGGGCGCACGGTCGCGTTCAGCGGCGCGACGGTCGCGGCCGCGCTCGCCGTGCTGCTGGTGTTCCCGTTCCCCTTCCTGTCCTCGTTCGCGTACGCGGGCATCGCCGTCGTCCTGACCGCGGTGTTCGCCGCGGTCGTCGTGCTCCCCGCGGCGCTGCGTCTCACCGGCCACCGCGTCCGCCGGCGGGCCGCGCCGCCGGAGACCGGGGGTTTCTGGTTCCGCACCGCGGAGCGCGTGATGCGCCGCCCGCTGGCCGCAGGCGGCGCCGGGCTCGCCGTCCTGCTCCTGCTCGGCGCTCCCGCGCTCGGCGTCGACTTCGGGTCGCCCGACGACCGGTTGCTGCCGGCGTCCCAGCCGGTGCGCGGGATGTACGACACGATCCGCGCCGACTTCGCCACCGAGGAGGCCGACGCAGTCCAGGTCGTCGCGCCGGATCTCGCGCCGTCCGGCGTCGCGGGGTACGCGGCGGCTCTGTCGCGGATCGACGGGGTGCTGCGCGTCGACTCCGCGGCAGGCGCGTTCACCGGTGGCGTGCGCGTCGGCGAGGTGATGCGGTCCCGGTTCGTCGGCTCCGGAGGCGGCACCTGGCTCTCCGTGCTGCCCACCGGCGAGCGGCTCGCGTCCGACCCCACCGGCCTGGTGGCCGATGTCCGGGCCCTGCCGGCACCGTCGCCCGTGCTGGTCGGCGGCTACCCGGCCGAGGTCGCGGACTACCGGACGGGCGTGGTGGAGCGGCTCCCGCTCGTCGCCGCCCTCATCGTGCTGGTCACGTTCGTGGTGCTGTTCCTGATGACGGGATCGGTGGTGGCGCCGGTCAAGGCGTCGGTGCTCAACCTGTTGTCACTCAGCGTGATGTTCGGTGTGCTGGTGTGGGGCTTCCAGGAGGGTGGTCTCGCCTGGCTGCTCGGGTTCACCCCGACCGGGGTGATCGAGCCCAGCATCCCGATCCTCATGTTCTGCGTCGGCTACGGCCTGTCGATGGACTACGAGGTCTTCCTGCTCGCACGGATCAAGGCCGACTTCGACCGCACCGGGGATGTCGTCGGCTCGGTGCCGCGCGGCATCGCCCGGTCCGCGCCGCTGGTCACCGCGGCCGCGGTGATCCTCGCCGCGTCCTTCGCGGTGTACGCCACCAGCGAGGTCACGTTCCTGCAGCAGCTCGGGATCGGCATGGCGCTGGCGGTGCTCGTGGACGCCACCGTGATACGCGGCGTGCTCGTCCCGGCCGCGATGGCGCTCGCCGGAAGCTCCAACTGGTGGGCCCCTGCGCCGCTGCGCCGCCTGCACGAGCGGATCGGCCTGCGTGAGGAGGCAGGCCGGTTGCAGGCAGCAGGAATTCGCGGTGCGTGA